The following coding sequences lie in one Leptospira saintgironsiae genomic window:
- a CDS encoding enoyl-CoA hydratase-related protein, giving the protein MSELPLITNIHEVPGGKIFQITMNRPEVHNAVNKEMADLFLEAWKTFQRDPELTVAVLHGAGDKAFCSGADLSGLDKMANLYLNQEEREEYAKNDPGPLGGSRIVQKKPVITVSHGYTYAGGLELFCHGHIRIAEPQAIFSVACRRWGVPLVDGGTVYLPRLLGWGSALPLILTGQRIRAERAYQLGLVWELVKKGKGLERAFSYATQLCKQPRDAMFADLNSALEGWNLPLQQALTIEARNTFPVMESKSTKEGVKRFLDGDRFWFR; this is encoded by the coding sequence ATGTCAGAACTTCCATTAATTACAAATATTCACGAAGTGCCAGGAGGTAAAATTTTCCAGATCACTATGAATCGTCCTGAGGTTCACAATGCAGTGAATAAGGAGATGGCAGATCTTTTTCTAGAAGCTTGGAAAACTTTCCAAAGAGATCCAGAACTTACAGTAGCTGTTTTGCATGGGGCAGGAGATAAGGCATTTTGTTCCGGAGCAGATCTTTCCGGTTTGGATAAAATGGCGAATCTGTATCTAAATCAGGAAGAAAGAGAAGAATATGCTAAGAATGATCCTGGTCCCTTGGGAGGTTCACGGATTGTTCAGAAAAAACCAGTAATCACTGTGTCTCATGGTTATACATATGCTGGTGGTTTAGAATTATTTTGTCATGGACATATCCGTATTGCTGAACCACAGGCAATCTTCTCAGTTGCTTGTAGAAGATGGGGAGTTCCTCTCGTAGATGGAGGGACTGTGTATCTTCCAAGATTACTTGGATGGGGATCTGCATTACCATTGATACTCACTGGACAAAGGATCCGTGCGGAGAGGGCTTATCAACTAGGCTTAGTTTGGGAACTTGTAAAAAAGGGAAAAGGTTTAGAAAGAGCATTTTCTTATGCAACTCAACTTTGCAAGCAACCTAGAGATGCAATGTTTGCAGATCTAAACTCTGCTTTAGAAGGTTGGAATCTTCCTTTGCAACAAGCCTTAACTATAGAAGCCAGAAATACTTTTCCAGTAATGGAAAGCAAAAGCACCAAAGAAGGTGTAAAACGTTTCTTAGATGGGGACCGTTTTTGGTTTCGATAA
- a CDS encoding lysophospholipid acyltransferase family protein, producing the protein MSLTESIHDKITTPIVKIPDSSLKTGIYDLTKEELGQRIELREGVSLRYITPPDRKRWLLDRILFGSDLTFLYGYFRQIIIARQNVLKGKFFDPRWIELSGGILELIEGCQGKFQIENLENVVSPKGPVVFAGNHMSVLETFVFSYFLVPHRRLTYVVKESLIKGYFGPIMRSRDPIAVGRDNPREDLVKVLEEGTNLLKKGISIVVFPQSTRTRTFNPAEFNSIAVKLASRAGVPVVPFAIKTDFWENGKIWKDLGSLYRDRKIHMKFGPQIDTKDSKKAQQTLLNYVLTNLKEWNVEILSEQK; encoded by the coding sequence GTGAGTTTAACAGAATCCATTCATGATAAGATCACAACACCTATAGTCAAAATCCCTGATTCGTCGCTGAAAACAGGGATCTACGACTTAACCAAGGAAGAACTGGGACAAAGGATCGAACTAAGAGAAGGAGTGAGCCTTAGATATATCACTCCTCCTGATCGCAAAAGATGGCTTTTAGATAGGATCTTATTCGGTTCCGATCTTACATTCTTATACGGATATTTCCGCCAAATTATAATCGCTAGGCAGAATGTTCTAAAGGGAAAATTTTTCGATCCTCGTTGGATAGAATTATCAGGTGGGATCTTGGAATTGATCGAAGGTTGCCAAGGAAAATTCCAAATAGAAAATTTAGAAAATGTAGTCTCTCCTAAAGGGCCAGTGGTTTTTGCGGGAAACCACATGAGTGTTCTCGAAACTTTCGTATTCTCCTATTTTTTAGTTCCTCATAGAAGACTTACCTATGTAGTTAAAGAAAGTTTAATAAAGGGTTATTTCGGCCCTATCATGAGAAGCAGAGACCCTATCGCAGTAGGACGGGACAATCCAAGAGAAGACCTAGTCAAGGTATTGGAAGAAGGTACAAATCTTCTCAAAAAAGGAATTTCTATAGTAGTATTCCCTCAAAGCACAAGGACCAGAACTTTTAATCCTGCTGAATTCAATTCAATCGCGGTCAAACTTGCTTCCAGAGCCGGAGTTCCAGTGGTTCCTTTTGCTATCAAAACTGATTTCTGGGAGAATGGTAAGATCTGGAAAGATTTAGGCAGTCTTTATAGAGACAGAAAGATCCATATGAAGTTCGGCCCTCAGATAGATACTAAAGATTCCAAAAAGGCTCAGCAAACACTTTTGAATTATGTATTAACTAATTTAAAAGAATGGAATGTAGAAATTCTTTCCGAACAAAAATAA
- a CDS encoding OmpP1/FadL family transporter encodes MQRGFVRSKYSVFIILLFVFGSGEVLAVDGLYFNAINSRYLGLAGAGYALGGSPVDVALNPANLSLVKGKKLEFGLGASLIQNRYRDRFQDPNPELVYENDKSTNVVGPGPYIAFKLPVTETINYGVTFYVPGGASGGVDKITRNTPTGESVNQWADVNLPGPLGNSKQIKESNSNTFAVFKLVNGLSVKFGNLSLGGSVELAYGTQKLNQKYYDATGNIEIPGQGYYYESSKNAFAVGGILGANYSFSDSFRIAYAYQSHVGIPLNGGYTVGTNDPNYYRKTGVSYNFDLPEKHVLGFAFGPENLKFALDFVYTNYGSYLRKANQTLEDPWLPTPLGKTGSADAHLNFRDQWAVILGIEYKASPSWILRGGYSYNSPLVKSNALGGTTGGFFSLTDVVSAGFSYLFDSWSLDIAASYNIPRKTIEGGKGTDWDLSHAVGSVGNANLTGYSYNARAAIPSFSIGAVKSFD; translated from the coding sequence ATGCAGAGAGGTTTTGTCCGAAGTAAGTATTCGGTTTTTATAATATTATTATTCGTTTTTGGTAGCGGAGAAGTTTTGGCGGTGGATGGATTATACTTCAACGCGATCAATTCCAGATATCTGGGTCTTGCTGGTGCGGGTTATGCACTCGGTGGTTCTCCAGTGGATGTTGCTTTGAATCCGGCGAACTTGTCCTTGGTCAAAGGTAAAAAATTGGAATTCGGTTTGGGTGCTTCTCTCATCCAAAACAGATATAGGGACAGATTCCAAGACCCAAATCCAGAACTTGTATATGAGAATGATAAGTCGACTAACGTGGTTGGCCCTGGTCCTTATATCGCTTTTAAACTACCGGTTACTGAAACTATCAATTACGGGGTTACATTCTATGTTCCGGGGGGAGCTTCCGGAGGAGTGGATAAGATCACAAGAAATACTCCAACTGGAGAATCGGTAAACCAATGGGCAGATGTCAATTTACCTGGGCCTCTTGGGAATTCAAAACAGATCAAAGAGTCTAATTCGAATACATTTGCAGTTTTCAAATTAGTAAATGGGCTCTCAGTCAAGTTTGGGAATTTATCTTTGGGTGGAAGTGTTGAACTTGCTTATGGAACCCAAAAATTAAATCAAAAATATTATGATGCTACTGGTAATATTGAGATCCCTGGCCAGGGTTATTATTATGAAAGTTCTAAAAATGCATTCGCTGTAGGCGGAATTTTAGGAGCTAATTATTCATTTTCAGATTCTTTCCGTATCGCATACGCGTACCAATCACATGTAGGAATTCCATTGAATGGTGGATATACTGTTGGAACAAACGATCCGAATTACTATCGTAAAACAGGGGTTTCTTATAACTTCGACCTTCCTGAAAAACATGTATTGGGTTTTGCGTTCGGACCTGAGAATCTAAAATTCGCATTAGACTTCGTATATACAAATTACGGTTCATATTTAAGAAAAGCAAACCAAACCTTAGAAGATCCATGGCTTCCAACTCCACTCGGAAAAACAGGTTCTGCAGATGCACATTTGAATTTCAGGGACCAATGGGCGGTCATTTTAGGAATTGAGTATAAGGCTTCTCCTTCTTGGATACTGAGGGGAGGATATTCTTATAATTCTCCATTAGTAAAAAGTAATGCTTTGGGTGGAACAACCGGTGGATTTTTCTCTCTTACGGATGTTGTTTCTGCAGGTTTCAGCTATTTATTCGATAGTTGGAGTTTAGATATAGCGGCAAGTTATAATATTCCAAGAAAAACGATAGAAGGTGGAAAGGGAACCGATTGGGATCTTTCTCATGCAGTAGGAAGTGTGGGTAACGCGAATTTAACAGGTTATTCTTATAATGCAAGAGCAGCAATTCCATCATTTAGTATTGGAGCTGTAAAATCTTTTGATTGA